ACGTGAGTTGACACGCGAATACTAAGAGCGTAAGATACTTAGCATTCCAGGAGGTAAACTAATGAAAACAGATTTGAGAGGTAGAGATTTTATTAGCGTACTCGACTTTGACCGAGAGGAGCTGGAGACAATTCTTGAGGTTGCTAAATGGCTTAAAATGAGAAATGCCGTGGGTGAGCCACAGACAGAAATCCTCAAAGGAAAGGTTTTGGGATTGCTTTTTGCCTCGCCTTCAACGAGAACTCGACTTTCTTTTCAAACAGGGATCGTTCAGCTTGGCGGGTCTGCTCAGGTCTATAATCCTGAGGAACTACAACTTTCCCACAAGGAGTCGTGGAAGGATACTGCCGAGATGATTTCGAGATTTTTGGACGGTTTTGCAATTCGTCTCTATAATCTCAAAACCCAGATGGGTGCAGAAACATATGAATATGGAGATGCTAGAGAGGTTTTAAGAGGAATAGCTGAATATGCGAATATACCTGTAATCAATATGCTTGATGATAAGGAGCACCCCTGTCAGATCATGGGTGATATTCTTACGATGACGGAAAAATTCGGTGGGTTGGAAGGAGCTCGAAAGAAAAAGATCGTTATGTCATGGGCATATGATGAGAGGGCAAAATCTGCAGGGGTACCTCAGACAATGATTGCTGCGGGTTGCACGCTTGGGTTGAATATTACTCTTGCCTATCCTGACGAGCCAGGGCTTTACGATCTTGATAGCGAATATGTTGAATTTGCAAAGAAGGCAGCAGCAGAAAGTGGCGGTTCTCTCGTGATTGAGAATGACATCTGGAAAGCATCAAAAGACGCAGATGTCATCTACGCCAAGTCTTGGGCCAGGAATCCCGAAAAACACGCTGAAGTGGGCAAGAAATACAAGGATGATTGGCGTATTTCGCATGAGCATTTCAAGATCGCCAGTAAGAATTCTGTGTATATGCATTGTCTTCCTGCTCGTAGAGGTTTTGAAGTTACTGATCTCCTGATTGATGACCCGAAGATCTCCATTGTTAATGATGAGGCAGAGAACAGGCTTCATGTTCAAAAAGCAATCATGTCATTGACAATGAGATAGTTCTGTTCTGTAAAAGAAGATCTGAGAGATTCAAAGAAACAGGAGTTCACTATGGGAACAAGACAAATCAGGATTTTTGCATTTGGTGGCAATGAAGTTGCCCCGGTCGGTCTCGTTGATGAACATGGAAAGGCTATTATCCCCGATATTGCTATGCAATGGAAAAGAACAAAAGAAACCTGCGAGTCTATATCAGACATCGTGAATTCTTTTCCTGAAGATGATTACATCCTTACCCACGGTAATGGCCCTCAGGTAGGCAATGTTCTACTTCGCTCAGAGTATTCGAGGCCCATACTTCCTCCTCTTCCCCTTGATGTGTGCGGGGCAGATACTCAGGGCTCGATGGGGTATATGTTGGCACAGATTCTTGCAAACCAGCTAAAGACAAAAGGCATCAACAAACAGGTTGTGAGCATCGTAACACAGGTTGTCGTTGGTAAAGATGACCCTGGCTTCCAGAACCCTACGAAATTTATCGGCCCTTCTTACACAAAAGAACAAGCAATGGTAAGAGCCCAGACCGACGGGTGGGTCGTTAAGCTATACAAGAAAGACGAAATCGGCAACGAAATCTGGAGAAAGGTTGTCCCATCACCTGTGCCCCTTGATATCGTTGAGATTGATCTCGTTGAGGCAGCACTTGAAAGAGGTATGGTACCAATAACCGTTGGCGGCGGCGGCATCCCTGTTGTTTTGGAAGAGCCTGACGAACATGGTGTTTATCATAGCAACTATGGCTTTACTTTTGAAGATGGTAAAGATTTAAAGGTTTACAGAGGTGTTGAGGCCGTGATAGACAAGGATCTTGCTTCTGCTTTGCTTGGTACGATGCTTATAGAGAGAGCAAAGGAAAATGGAGAAGATGTTGATGTCACACTCACTATATTTACAGGAGAAGACGGAGCCAAGCTTCACTATCAGAAGCCTGATCAGGTCAACCTGAGACATTTGACTCTTGAAGAAGCAAAGAAATACTATTCTGAAGGGCATTTCCCCGCGGGCAGTATGGGGCCCAAGATTCTTGCAATTATCAAATTCCTTGAAGGCGGCGGCAAGAAGGCCTATATTTCCTTGACTTCGAAATATCTTGAAACGCTTGAAGGAAAAGCTGGGACGACGATCGTTAGAGAATAATGTAGTCCAGGGAGGTGGCAATGGACCTTTATGGTAAGGATCTGATTACTACGCAGGATTGGGGAAAAGAATGGCTTGATGAAGTTCTTGCCCTGGCAAAAGACATGAAGAAACATAGGTATGAAAAGCCATACACTGAAATCCTCAAGTACAAGACTTTCTTCATGTTCTTTTATAACCCCTCGGTAAGGACGAGGCAGTCTTTTGAAGCGGCGGCCACAGAACTTGGAGGGCATGCTCAATTTCTCGAGCCCAAAACGATGAGATTGAAGTCAAAAGAAAGAGCGGGCGAAACGATAGAGGATGCAGCAAAGGTAATGTCGAGATATGGTGTTGGCCTTGGAATAAGGATTCTTGAAGATGCTATTGAGCAGTATGGCGATGGCGAAGCATTGCTTAGAGAATATGCAGAATATGCATCAATTCCTATTGTCTCGATGGCTCATGATAAGTATCACCCCTGCCAGGGGCTTGCAGACCTCATGGGGTTGCAGGAACACATGGGAGATGTGAAGGGCAGAAAGATAACCATGATGTGGGGTTACTCCCCTATGGTGCGTTCCTGGAGCTCCGTTCAGGAGGATGTCCTCCTTCTTCCAAGGTATGGAATGGACCTTACTCTCGCATATCCTGAAGGTTTTGACCTTGACCCGGAAGTCATTGAGACGGCGAAGAAAAATGCAGAGAAAGCTGGAACAAAGTTTGAAATGACCCATGACAGATTTGAAGCAGTTAAGGGTGCTGATGTTGTTTATGCAAGGCAATGGATGAGCCCAAAGAGATATGCCATTGGCAAAGAAGAAGACCAAAAGCTCGCGCTTCAATACAAAGATTGGAGGCTGACTTCGGAGCTCAATGATTTGACGAACAAGGCCTATTTCATTCACCCTATGCCAGCTGATAGAGGGGATGAAGTGGACGACGAAGTAGCAAGTGGCCCTCGTTCAATCATTTACGATATTGCAGAAAACAGGCTCCATGCCCAGAAGGCGATAATGGCCCTTACGATGGCAGCTGGCTGGAAATAATCAGTCCTGACTTGAGCATATGGTTACAGATTGGTATATCAGAACCTCGATATCTTCAGCCGTTGTTTTTGTCAGCTAGCTGATCTCCGTGAACGCGTAGAACTGGAGCAAGTCCTCGAGGCCCGCGTCGAGACACTCGATCGCCGGTGGGAACCGCTTTACATACGGCCAGGCTGACTGTTGCGCACACGCCGTGGCGCTCTCCTTGTTGGGTTCCAGTCAGCCCTTTTTGAGGTCCCACTCCCACTCCCGGGCGAATAGCGTCCGGCAGGTTTCCTCCGATTCGTTCTCCATCGCCTCCACAGCCAGGATCTGGCGCATCCCCTGCATATTCACCCTTTTCACGACCATGACCGCCATGTTCTGCATGTTCTGTAGACGTCGGCCTTCTCGGATCTTCCCCTGCAGGGCGTCCACTAGCCCGCGTGTCGAACCGGCGCACCCACATGCCCGATCAGGCAGGTCACCCGGTTCGTCTCGCGCATACCCTTTTCCGTTCCGATCTTGTCCGCCCCCTCCACCTCCACCGGCTTCTGCGTCACCCATTGCAGCATCGACAGCAGCGGATCCTCCTCCGCGATGAATTCCAGTGGCTTGCTTTCAAAGAACGTCGTATCCTTGGTCATTGGTTGCTGCCTCCCTGTTAGTTTTGGCAACAACATCTTGGAACTTCCATTTTGGTGGAAAGCTTCTGGTATGAGGCAATTGTCGGAGCTTCATTTGCTCTATTTGCTGGCGGATGTACAATCCAAGTGCAACGAGCTGAACTGAAAAAGGAAGTCCATCGACGATAGGCCAGCCACAGTAGCAACGAGTGATCTGGGCGGGTGAGGCAGCAACCTCGCCCGCCTTTCCGTCAAGGAGGAATAATGTCTTCAGTTCTTGGGCTGAAATGCATGAAGTGCGGACGCGAATACGACCCTTTCACAACCCGCTATGTCTGCCCCACATGCGGCAACGACGGAATCCTCGAAGTCCTGTACGACTACGATCGGGTCCGAACGGTCCTCACCAGGGAACAGCTGAAGGATGACCACGACCTCTCGATGTGGCGATATCTCGCGCTCTTGCCCGTCGAGGAGCGTCCTCCATCGCTGACACTCCAGATCGGATGGACACCGCTGTATGCGAGCCAACGTGTCGGTCCTCAACTCGGACTGGACCATGTGTGGTTCAAAGACGACGGGCGTAATCCCACAGCTTCACTGAAAGACAGAGCCTCCGCCATCGCCATCGCCAAGGCAGCCGAACTTGGCGAACGCGTTATCACGGCCGCAACGACGGGCAATGCAGGTTCCAGCCTGGCAGGGCTTGCAGCGAATGCAGGATTCACTGCATACATCTTTGCTCCCGCATCCGCGCCTGCAGGAAAGATAGCCCAACTGCGAGTCTTCGGCAGCCATCTGTTTCTCGTCGACGGCAACTACGACCAGGCATTCGACCTGTGCATGGACGCGACGGAGCGATTTGGCTGGTACAACAGAAATACGGCCTTCAACCCGTTCATGGTTGAGGGTAAGAAGACCGTTGCTCTCGAGGTCGCCGAACAGCTGCGCTTCGAAGCACCAGACAAGGTCATCGTCCCGGTTGGGGATGGATGTATCGTCTCTGGTGTCGCAAAGGGATTCCGCGACCTGTTGACCCTCGGACTCATCGACCACATGCCCCAACTGATAGCAGTCCAGGCTGAAGGTTGTGCTCCGATCGCACGCGCGGTCATTTCGGGCGAACCGGTCGCCTACCTGGAGAACCCGGCATCGTGTGCTGACAGCATCGTCGCCGGCATTCCGCGCAACCATCTCATGGCCATGCGCGACATCAGGTCCAGCGGCGGTCTGGCGGTCACTGTCTCAGATGACGAAATCATCGACGCCATAGGGTTCCTGGGCAGGAACGAGGGTATCTTCGCTGAACCGGCCGCGGCGGCTTCCGTGGCCGCACTGCGCAAGCTGGCTGACAGTGGTGACCTGCACCAGGGGGACCGCATCGTTGTCCTCATCACCGGGAATGGGCTGAAGGATGTTCAAAACGCACTCAGGGTAAAGGGTGCCAGCATGACGATACCGCCGCTTATCGATGCAGTGGAACAGGCGATTGCAGACGGGTTCTGATCTTCTACGTCTTCTGTGCCTTGGACACTGTCGGCGCCTGTCATGAATCACCTCAGCAGACCGCTACGTTGCTTTTTGGCTGCCGGACAGTAGAATTCAACGTGACAACTTTAGCTGTTGGGAGGAGATGCCAATGCTGAGCCTGGAACTGATTCGTCAGCACCCTGACCTCGTGAAGGCCGGGATAGCAGCAAAGAACGAAGGGCCGGAGATGGTCGACGAGATCCTTGAGGTCGACCGGGAGAGGCGAGACCTGCTCCAGAAGGTGGACGAACTCAAGCACCTCCGCAACGAAGCCAGCGAGCAGATCGCCACACTCAAGCGCTCCAAACTGGACGCTTCGGCCGCCATCGCCGAGATGAAAGACGTCGGCTCGCACATCGCAGAGCTGGATGACCGGGTAAGGGTGGTCGATGTGCGCCTTCGAACCCTGCTGCTCTGCATCCCGAACCTGCCTCAAGCGTCGGTCCCTGTCGGCAAAAGCGACAAAGAGAACACTATTGTGTTTACGTGGCACGAGAAGCCAACCTTCACATTTGTTCCGAGGCCTCACTGGGAGATTGGGGAATCCCTGGGTATCATCGATTCTGCTGCAGGCGCGAAGATTTCTGGATCGCGCTTTTATGTTCTCAAGGGGCTGGGGGCAAAACTCGAGAGATCTCTCATCTCATGGATGATCGACGTACACGTCCAGGAAGAGGGCTATACGGAGATCCTGCCGCCCTATCTGGTCAATCGGGAGTCGATGACGGGGACGGGACAACTGCCGAAGTTCGCGGATGACCTTTACCACACAGACACCGACGACCTGTTCCTCGACCCGACGGCCGAGGTTCCAGTGACCAATTTGCTCAGGGATGAAATCGTCCGCGAAGAAGACCTGCCCATCAAGTACGTCGCCTACACCGCATGCTTCCGAAAAGAGGCTGGTGCGGCGGGCAAGGACACTCGAGGCATCATCCGCGTCCACCAGTTCAACAAAGTCGAGATGGTCAAGTTCGTCAAGCCGGAAGATTCATATCATGAGCTGGATCTGCTCATCGAGAACGCCGAGGGCATTCTGAAGAAGCTGGGGCTTCCGTATCATCGCAGCGAGATGTGCACCGGGGATCTTGGCTTTGCGGCCGCAATGAAGTTCGACCCCGAGGTCTGGATGCCCGGCCAGGATCGATATGTCGAGATAAGTTCCTGCAGCAACTTCGAAGACTTTCAGGCGCGCAGGGCAAACATCCGGTACCGTACCAGGGATGGCAAGATCGCATTCGTCCACACCCTCAACGGCTCTGGGCTCGCTGTGGGCAGAACGATGGCTGCGATTCTGGAGAACTACCAGCAGGAGGACGGCAGCGTGAGAGTGCCGGACGCCTTGCTTCCATATATGGGAACAGACGTTATCCGCTGACGAAGACCAGCAACGTACGAAATCCCCGGTTAGCGAGCTTTCTGGCTCGTTTTGACAACCGGGGATTGTTCTGTAGACTTGTTTCAGAGCGTGGAGGGGTGGCCGAGCGGTTGATGGCACCGCACTTGAAATGCGGCAAGGTTAACGCCTTCGGAGGTTCAAACCCTCTCCCCTCCGCCACTGTAGTTGCCCAGAAGTGTCCTGTCAGGCAAACCGACACTACAAACGGGAGGCGTGCGTGGGAGTAGTCTCTAGTCTGGACCTTGTCATTGTGACCGGCCTGAGTGGTGCCGGCAAGACGAAGGCCATGGGATACCTTGAGGACCTTGGGTACTACGCCATGGACAATCTCCCGATTTCTCTCATGAGCCAGTTTCTGGACCTCGCCTCACAAACCGATG
This region of Coprothermobacter sp. genomic DNA includes:
- a CDS encoding ornithine carbamoyltransferase, with translation MKTDLRGRDFISVLDFDREELETILEVAKWLKMRNAVGEPQTEILKGKVLGLLFASPSTRTRLSFQTGIVQLGGSAQVYNPEELQLSHKESWKDTAEMISRFLDGFAIRLYNLKTQMGAETYEYGDAREVLRGIAEYANIPVINMLDDKEHPCQIMGDILTMTEKFGGLEGARKKKIVMSWAYDERAKSAGVPQTMIAAGCTLGLNITLAYPDEPGLYDLDSEYVEFAKKAAAESGGSLVIENDIWKASKDADVIYAKSWARNPEKHAEVGKKYKDDWRISHEHFKIASKNSVYMHCLPARRGFEVTDLLIDDPKISIVNDEAENRLHVQKAIMSLTMR
- a CDS encoding carbamate kinase; translated protein: MGTRQIRIFAFGGNEVAPVGLVDEHGKAIIPDIAMQWKRTKETCESISDIVNSFPEDDYILTHGNGPQVGNVLLRSEYSRPILPPLPLDVCGADTQGSMGYMLAQILANQLKTKGINKQVVSIVTQVVVGKDDPGFQNPTKFIGPSYTKEQAMVRAQTDGWVVKLYKKDEIGNEIWRKVVPSPVPLDIVEIDLVEAALERGMVPITVGGGGIPVVLEEPDEHGVYHSNYGFTFEDGKDLKVYRGVEAVIDKDLASALLGTMLIERAKENGEDVDVTLTIFTGEDGAKLHYQKPDQVNLRHLTLEEAKKYYSEGHFPAGSMGPKILAIIKFLEGGGKKAYISLTSKYLETLEGKAGTTIVRE
- a CDS encoding ornithine carbamoyltransferase, producing the protein MDLYGKDLITTQDWGKEWLDEVLALAKDMKKHRYEKPYTEILKYKTFFMFFYNPSVRTRQSFEAAATELGGHAQFLEPKTMRLKSKERAGETIEDAAKVMSRYGVGLGIRILEDAIEQYGDGEALLREYAEYASIPIVSMAHDKYHPCQGLADLMGLQEHMGDVKGRKITMMWGYSPMVRSWSSVQEDVLLLPRYGMDLTLAYPEGFDLDPEVIETAKKNAEKAGTKFEMTHDRFEAVKGADVVYARQWMSPKRYAIGKEEDQKLALQYKDWRLTSELNDLTNKAYFIHPMPADRGDEVDDEVASGPRSIIYDIAENRLHAQKAIMALTMAAGWK
- the thrC gene encoding threonine synthase — its product is MSSVLGLKCMKCGREYDPFTTRYVCPTCGNDGILEVLYDYDRVRTVLTREQLKDDHDLSMWRYLALLPVEERPPSLTLQIGWTPLYASQRVGPQLGLDHVWFKDDGRNPTASLKDRASAIAIAKAAELGERVITAATTGNAGSSLAGLAANAGFTAYIFAPASAPAGKIAQLRVFGSHLFLVDGNYDQAFDLCMDATERFGWYNRNTAFNPFMVEGKKTVALEVAEQLRFEAPDKVIVPVGDGCIVSGVAKGFRDLLTLGLIDHMPQLIAVQAEGCAPIARAVISGEPVAYLENPASCADSIVAGIPRNHLMAMRDIRSSGGLAVTVSDDEIIDAIGFLGRNEGIFAEPAAAASVAALRKLADSGDLHQGDRIVVLITGNGLKDVQNALRVKGASMTIPPLIDAVEQAIADGF
- a CDS encoding serine--tRNA ligase; the protein is MLSLELIRQHPDLVKAGIAAKNEGPEMVDEILEVDRERRDLLQKVDELKHLRNEASEQIATLKRSKLDASAAIAEMKDVGSHIAELDDRVRVVDVRLRTLLLCIPNLPQASVPVGKSDKENTIVFTWHEKPTFTFVPRPHWEIGESLGIIDSAAGAKISGSRFYVLKGLGAKLERSLISWMIDVHVQEEGYTEILPPYLVNRESMTGTGQLPKFADDLYHTDTDDLFLDPTAEVPVTNLLRDEIVREEDLPIKYVAYTACFRKEAGAAGKDTRGIIRVHQFNKVEMVKFVKPEDSYHELDLLIENAEGILKKLGLPYHRSEMCTGDLGFAAAMKFDPEVWMPGQDRYVEISSCSNFEDFQARRANIRYRTRDGKIAFVHTLNGSGLAVGRTMAAILENYQQEDGSVRVPDALLPYMGTDVIR